Proteins encoded in a region of the Phaenicophaeus curvirostris isolate KB17595 chromosome 1, BPBGC_Pcur_1.0, whole genome shotgun sequence genome:
- the PLEKHB1 gene encoding pleckstrin homology domain-containing family B member 1, with translation MALVKSGWLWRQSSILRRWKRNWFVLYLDGSLIYYHDETQRDMDGRIHIKYSCRDVRTGRECGDVQPPEGKSRECLLMVVLRDGSKTTLCAESQDDAIAWKMAVLEAKSTPVHVYDPYDDDYYQTVPLDSHQTAYISSGHYGHQYGAPGVTHVIVREDPYRVSGDQMALGLLAGAATGAALGSFMWMPCWF, from the exons ATGGCACTGGTGAAGAGCGGCTGGCTTTGGCGGCAGA GCTCCATCCTGCGCCGCTGGAAGAGAAATTGGTTCGTCCTCTACCTGGATGGCAGCTTGATTTACTACCATGATGAGACGCAGCGCGACATGGATGGCCGGATCCACATCAAATACAGCTGCCGGGATGTGAGGACTGGCCGTGAGTGCGGAG ATGTGCAGCCGCCCGAGGGGAAGAGCCGCGAGTGCCTGCTGATGGTTGTGCTGCGGGATGGCTCCAAGACAACGCTGTGCGCCGAGAGCCAGGATGATGCCAT CGCTTGGAAGATGGCAGTACTGGAGGCTAAATCCACTCCG GTGCACGTCTACGACCCCTACGATGACGATTACTACCAGACCGTGCCCCTTGACTCCCACCAGACCGCCTACATCAGCTCCGGCCACTACGGCCACCAGTACGGAG CTCCCGGCGTGACCCACGTTATTGTGCGTGAGGATCCCTACCGTGTCTCCGGGGACCAGATGGCCTTGGGACTGCTGGCCGGGGCCGCCACCGGCGCTGCCCTGGGCTCCTTCATGTGGATGCCGTGCTGGTTTTAG